The genomic window NNNNNNNNNNNNNNNNNNNNNNNNNNNNNNNNNNNNNNNNNNNNNNNNNNNNNNNNNNNNNNNNNNNNNNNNNNNNNNNNNNNNNNNNNNNNNNNNNNNNNNNNNNNNNNNNNNNNNNNNNNNNNNNNNNNNNNNNNNNNNNNNNNNNNNNNNNNNNNNNNNNNNNNNNNNNNNNNNNNNNNNNNNNNNNNNNNNNNNNNNNNNNNNNNNNNNNNNNNNNNNNNNNNNNNNNNNNNNNNNNNNNNNNNNNNNNNNNNNNNNNNNNNNNNNNNNNNNNNNNNNNNNNNNNNNNNNNNNNNNNNNNNNNNNNNNNNNNNNNNNNNNNNNNNNNNNNNNNNNNNNNNNNNNNNNNNNNNNNNNNNNNNNNNNNNNNNNNNNNNNNNNNNNNNNNNNNNNNNNNNNNNNNNNNNNNNNNNNNNNNNNNNNNNNNNNNNNNNNNNNNNNNNNNNNNNNNNNNNNNNNNNNNNNNNNNNNNNNNNNNNNNNNNNNNNNNNNNNNNNNNNNNNNNNNNNNNNNNNNNNNNNNNNNNNNNNNNNNNNNNNNNNNNNNNNNNNNNNNNNNNNNNNNNNNNNNNNNNNNNNNNNNNNNNNNNNNNNNNNNNNNNNNNNNNNNNNNNNNNNNNNNNNNNNNNNNNNNNNNNNNNNNNNNNNNNNNNNNNNNNNNNNNNNNNNNNNNNNNNNNNNNNNNNNNNNNNNNNNNNNNNNNNNNNNNNNNNNNNNNNNNNNNNNNNNNNNNNNNNNNNNNNNNNNNNNNNNNNNNNNNNNNNNNNNNNNNNNNNNNNNNNNNNNNNNNNNNNNNNNNNNNNNNNNNNNNNNNNNNNNNNNNNNNNNNNNNNNNNNNNNNNNNNNNNNNNNNNNNNNNNNNNNNNNNNNNNNNNNNNNNNNNNNNNNNNNNNNNNNNNNNNNNNNNNNNNNNNNNNNNNNNNNNNNNNNNNNNNNNNNNNNNNNNNNNNNNNNNNNNNNNNNNNNNNNNNNNNNNNNNNNNNNNNNNNNNNNNNNNNNNNNNNNNNNNNNNNNNNNNNNNNNNNNNNNNNNNNNNNNNNNNNNNNNNNNNNNNNNNNNNNNNNNNNNNNNNNNNNNGGAATGATGAACTTCAGGATgggtgactaaagacgtttttatTAGAATCCGACAAAGggttacaagattgatgggaaaTAAGGAGACAAGATGTGAGGTCTAAGCAACAAGATCAGAATGATCgtttagaaaccctagatctagccgcttagtGTGTAGGTTGTCCCAAAAGTCCTCTGCTCGTTGCGTCCTCCTCCACTCTTATAGCGCCTCTGTTCGTGATGCCCTAATCGCACTTATCCTATGGGCCCTGTCACTAaaggccgagtatgcgggcctTGGTATTATTTCGTCTAAGCCGAGTACGACTGATCATCTTAGCCGATTGGCTTAAAGTACTCTAGGGTCGAGCCAACGTCTTTAGCCGCTAAGCCAACTAAACTCAACTGAAATTGTCGGGCTACGGCCTGTTAtttgatgggccttgtggaCGGATGCAATCCATCTCCTACATTTtcttgtaattatttttaaaagtaataataataataatattacaagtTTTTATAGATTAAATAAATCGTCAATATTAGTTTATACTCTAGATACAAAACTtcacatattttacattaagaaaaaaaaaaatataataaccaCATCGTTAAATCATAACTTAAAATGATACTATATGAATAATTTCAAAACACAAATGAGCTCCGCCATGTCATGACGACATGCGACGGCAATGGCGATTTTGATTTTGCGATTAAGGCTCGAGGGGTTGTTGAGGTTTTTAGGGTCAGAATGGATCGGAATGAGGAGATCTCTCCTCCTATTGGTATTATTATGGGGTATCGAGGTTTTTTCGCGAATCAAGGGATTGATGCGATCTACGTCTACGTAACGGAAATAGATGGTCGCATAGGGGTAAAATCGGAGAGGATCTCTGGATCTGGGTTGTTTTAGGAAGAAAGGAGGaggttttttcatttttctacaTGATTGACGCAGGATTTGGGATCCCTCTGATCTTGATGTCTCAGGTCAAAGAGAAAATACGGTATTTTTTCTTGATTGCTTTGACTCTCTGTTATGAGATGATGAAATTGATCGATAGAGATTTACTTTCTTCTTTTAAGACTTGTTTGGTTTGTGGGATGTTCTTTGATTTGGTAATTGGGGCTGGGATTTGGATCTCTCAATGGGGCTATGACGGATATCTCGTTTCTATGTTTGGATTGCTTTCGTGTATCTGTGGTACTTTCTATAATTCTAAAGAGGTGATTGCGGGTGTGATCTGAGATTGGtatcttatatgttatttggtcTTTAACTCTTGTTTGCGGGAGGTTTCACTATATATTGTGGTTCTTGTTTCAGTCAAGTTTCATACCTTTCTTCGATTCCAGTCTTCGCAAGTTATTTACAACAGTTTGTTTCTCTTGTTTCCTTTTCGTGTTAACATGTCTCAGCAAAGTCATTGGATCACTAAATCAGGAGAGAAGAAGGCGGAGGTTGTTAGGTCGGGGCTAAGGATCTCGATCCCCCGGTTTGACAACTCGGAGATCATTGCGCGATATGCACGAACCCTCATCGGAAGGTGTATGAACCCTCCAAAACAAGACATGAAAGTTCTCTTGTTTGTGTTTCCGAGGATTTGGAACATGGAGGGCCGTGTGGTGGGTACGGATCTTGGTCTGGGGAGGTTCCAGCTCGAGGAGGATATCACGGAGGTCCTTAAGATGGTGCCTTATCACTTTGATTTCTGGATGGTGTCTTTAGTGAGGTGGAAGCCGGTTTTAGAACCAAATTATCCCACTAAGATCACGTTTTGGGTGTGAGTCTTAGATATCCCTCTTCAGTTCAGGGCAGCTCAGATCTTCCAGAGCGTGGGGGAAGCAATTGGCCAGGTCCAGGGCCAGGTTGATATCGTGGAGGGACGGGTTCGGGTGGAGATAGATGGATTTAAACCTTTGGTGTTCTCAATGGACATTGAGTTTGAGGAAGGTGTGGAAATCAAGGTGGCTCTCAGATATGAAAAGCTTTATGGGTTTTGCACTGAATGTTTCTGCTTGACTCATGAATGCTCTCGTTGCCCGAGGTTACACAAGGAGGAGCTTTTGGGTGTAGCTGGGGGAGGACCGGGTAGTGATGGGGCTCAGGCAACAAGCTATAAGGCGGTGGTGGCCCACGGTAGCAGTCAGAGCGGTGAACGTAGAGCGTATCAGCAAACTCGGTCGCAGAACAACAGAGTGGGTGATAAGGGCAAAGGCATTGCGTATGAGAAGCAAGGTAGTTCCAAGCAGGACGGGTCTTTTCATCCTTACAAAGGCAAGCACACTAGAGGCTATGGTGATGGTTCCTCAATGAATGGCAGGGACTCGGGATATGGAGAAAGGAGACGTGGTATGCAGTCTCGTGGTACTAAGCCTAGGGGAGTGGTACCTCGGGGTCAGCATCTTGCTACTGTTGCTGAAGGGGAACAACAGCTACCAGATCCCTCCAAGCTTATGCTCGATGCCTTTAAAGGGGCTGGAAAGTCTTCAGAAGAGGAAGCTCCAATAGGGGTGGAGGCGGAAGGAAGTGGTGGACATAACAAAGCACGTAAGGCGCTTATGTTTGAAGAATCTAGTTCTGTTGGGCATGATCTTGTGTTGACAGGAGAGGGAGTGGAGCTTGCTGGATCTCTGGCTTTGAAGATGCAGAGCGAGGGTGATGATGCCGCGCAGAAGCTTGATGAGAGGGCATTGCATACACAGGCTTTGGATGATGCTAATATGATGTTAGAGGGCGAGCTTCTCTCCGACTCGGAGCTTCTGCTAGAGGAGGGAGAGGAGTTAGAGGATTGGGAGCATGGGGAGCTCACTGATGTTATGGAAGAGGAAGATCAGGTTGTTGAAGAATTAGAGGGGGGAGATCATGTTGGTATGGAGGCTAATGCTGGCGAGACGGATGTGGTTGATGAAGGAAAGGCTCCATTGAAGAAAGGTGCTAAGGTGGGGATTGGGGGAACCTCCAAGAAGCGATTAGGACCAGGGTTTGTCTCTCCACGTAAGAAGCTCCTGGCTAAGGTGGCAGCTAAGGCTGGAGATAAAGGCGCGAAGAGGGCCGCTAGTAAGTCATAGAGCTTAACGGAGTAAAGGGGTTTGCAGGCcacgttttgtttttttggttttgaataaTGTCGGATTCTGATATGAAATCCTTTGAAGTTGGGTGTTGGTTTAGTACTTTGTCTTGCTTCTTGGCTAGTCCTCTGGGTGTTACGAGGGTTTTGTTTTCCTGTGTTGATTTTGTACCGCTCTTGGTTTGGGTGG from Brassica oleracea var. oleracea cultivar TO1000 unplaced genomic scaffold, BOL UnpScaffold00671, whole genome shotgun sequence includes these protein-coding regions:
- the LOC106319878 gene encoding uncharacterized protein LOC106319878, with the protein product MDIEFEEGVEIKVALRYEKLYGFCTECFCLTHECSRCPRLHKEELLGVAGGGPGSDGAQATSYKAVVAHGSSQSGERRAYQQTRSQNNRVGDKGKGIAYEKQGSSKQDGSFHPYKGKHTRGYGDGSSMNGRDSGYGERRRGMQSRGTKPRGVVPRGQHLATVAEGEQQLPDPSKLMLDAFKGAGKSSEEEAPIGVEAEGSGGHNKARKALMFEESSSVGHDLVLTGEGVELAGSLALKMQSEGDDAAQKLDERALHTQALDDANMMLEGELLSDSELLLEEGEELEDWEHGELTDVMEEEDQVVEELEGGDHVGMEANAGETDVVDEGKAPLKKGAKVGIGGTSKKRLGPGFVSPRKKLLAKVAAKAGDKGAKRAASKS